The proteins below come from a single Haemorhous mexicanus isolate bHaeMex1 chromosome 18, bHaeMex1.pri, whole genome shotgun sequence genomic window:
- the ZFP64 gene encoding zinc finger protein 64 isoform X2, giving the protein MNRGGAGAAPAFPGPVQFPGSTTVLVELTPDIHICGICKQQFNNLDAFVGHKQSGCQLTSATAGATSTVQFVSEETVPSTQAQSASRTIASETQTITVSAPEFVFEHGYQTYLPSESTEPPAAAVVSTPPKARSKKSSSSLPLKKLSCLYPGCQFKTSYGMKDLERHRRTHTGDKPHKCEVCGKCFSRKDKLKMHMRSHTGVKPYKCKHCEYAAADSSSLNKHQRIHSNERPFKCQICPYASRNSSQLTVHLRSHTGDAPFQCQLCPAKFKINSDLKRHLRVHSGEKPYKCEFCEVRCAMKGNLKSHVRIKHSTENTLKCPECDFQCGNKTSLRHHIRSHQPEQPVKCSECSYSCSSKAALKVHERIHGKERPFKCDLCSFDTKQRSNLTTHVRKAHGDKAKGRKRSPDKKEGERPKQGGSRQVAKLDAKKAFKCDLCDASFVREDSLRSHKKQHSLYNGSKSGELAVLQLQMDPGRQPGAPIAVSHLQVPLQAAQVAPYNEGRVKIIVGHQVPAQANSIVQAASVNVVPPGLLGAGQEEVLGGGRLQLLGQVSVLAPAPAAGSAGDAGPGAEPAVLLTAHEQGEASALHQALLPAAAPGHEPPAGQAFIAGSGISCSDLEGLNALIQDGATEVTVVSDGGQSITVSTAAPPPPIFSSSSHSEGPKQSYSIIQSGAHTALLCPADSIPD; this is encoded by the exons atgaaccgcggcggggcgggagcggcgccCGCCTTCCCCGGCCCCGTGCAAT TCCCCGGCAGCACCACGGTGCTGGTGGAGCTGACGCCCGACATCCACATCTGCGGCATCTGCAAGCAGCAGTTCAACAACCTGGACGCCTTCGTGGGGCACAAGCAGAGTGGCTGCCAGCTCACCAGTGCCACGGCCGGCGCCACCAGCACCGTCCAGTTCGTGTCCGAGGAGACCGTGCCGAGCACACAGGCTCAGAGCGCGAGCAGGACCATCGCCTCCGAGACACAAACCATCACAG tTTCTGCCCCAGAGTTTGTTTTTGAGCATGGCTACCAAACCTACCTGCCCAGCGAGAGCACGGAGCCTCCAGCTGCCGCTGTCGTCTCTACACCGCCAAAAGCAAGGTCCAAGAaatcctcctcctcactgccccTGAAGAAACTCAGCTGCCTGTACCCAG GGTGCCAGTTCAAGACTTCCTATGGTATGAAGGATCTGGAACGTCATCGGCGAACACACACAG GAGACAAGCCCCACAAGTGCGAGGTGTGCGGCAAGTGCTTCAGCCGCAAGGACAAGCTGAAGATGCACATGCGCTCGCACACGGGCGTGAAGCCCTACAAGTGCAAGCACTGCGAGTACGCGGCGGCCGACAGCAGCAGCCTCAACAAGCACCAGCGCATCCACTCCAACGAGCGCCCCTTCAAGTGCCAGATCTGCCCCTACGCCAGCCGCAACTCCAGCCAGCTCACCGTGCACCTGCGCTCGCACACAG GAGATGCCCCTttccagtgccagctgtgccccgcCAAGTTCAAGATCAACTCGGACCTGAAGCGGCACCTGCGGGTGCACTCGGGGGAGAAGCCCTACAAGTGCGAGTTCTGCGAGGTGCGCTGCGCCATGAAGGGCAACCTGAAATCCCACGTGCGCATCAAGCACAGCACGGAGAACACCCTCAAGTGCCCCGAGTGCGACTTCCAGTGCGGCAACAAGACTAGCCTGCGGCACCACATCCGCAGCCACCAGCCCGAGCAGCCCGTCAAGTGCTCCGAGTGCAGCTACTCGTGCTCCTCCAAGGCGGCCCTGAAGGTGCACGAGCGCATCCACGGCAAGGAGCGGCCCTTCAAGTGCGACCTGTGCAGCTTCGACACCAAGCAGCGCAGCAACCTCACCACCCACGTCCGCAAGGCCCACGGCGACAAGGCCAAGGGCAGGAAGCGCTCGCCGGAcaagaaggaaggagagaggcCGAAGCAGGGCGGCTCCAGGCAGGTCGCCAAGCTGGACGCCAAGAAGGCCTTTAAGTGCGACCTGTGCGACGCGTCCTTCGTGCGGGAGGACTCTCTGCGCAGCCACaagaagcagcacagcctgtACAACGGCTCCAAGAGCGGCGAGCTGGccgtgctgcagctccagatgGATCCCGGCCGCCAGCCCGGCGCCCCCATCGCCGTCAGCCACCTCCAGGTGCCGCTTCAGGCCGCTCAGGTGGCCCCGTACAACGAGGGCAGAGTCAAGATCATCGTGGGCCACCAGGTGCCAGCTCAGGCCAACAGCATCGTGCAGGCGGCCTCAGTGAACGTGGTGCCCCCGGGGCTGCTGGGCgcggggcaggaggaggtgctgggcGGCGGCcgcctgcagctgctgggccaggtcAGCGTgctggccccagccccggccgcGGGGAGCGCGGGGGACGCGGGGCCGGGGGCAGAGCCGGCCGTGCTGCTGACCGCCCACGAGCAGGGCGAGGCCAGCGCCCTGCACCAGGccttgctccctgcagctgcccctgggcacgAGCCCCCCGCCGGCCAGGCCTTCATCGCCGGCTCCGGCATCAGCTGCTCCGACCTGGAGGGGCTCAACGCCCTCATCCAGGACGGGGCCACGGAGGTGACCGTGGTCAGCGATGGCGGGCAGAGCATCACCGTGTCCacggctgctcctcctccccccatCTTCTCGTCCTCATCCCACTCTGAGGGCCCCAAGCAGAGCTACTCCATCATCCAGAGCGGggcccacacagccctgctgtgtcctgcagacTCCATCCCCGATTAG
- the ZFP64 gene encoding zinc finger protein 64 isoform X1, with product MNRGGAGAAPAFPGPVQFPGSTTVLVELTPDIHICGICKQQFNNLDAFVGHKQSGCQLTSATAGATSTVQFVSEETVPSTQAQSASRTIASETQTITGTQSFTGAQTITVSAPEFVFEHGYQTYLPSESTEPPAAAVVSTPPKARSKKSSSSLPLKKLSCLYPGCQFKTSYGMKDLERHRRTHTGDKPHKCEVCGKCFSRKDKLKMHMRSHTGVKPYKCKHCEYAAADSSSLNKHQRIHSNERPFKCQICPYASRNSSQLTVHLRSHTGDAPFQCQLCPAKFKINSDLKRHLRVHSGEKPYKCEFCEVRCAMKGNLKSHVRIKHSTENTLKCPECDFQCGNKTSLRHHIRSHQPEQPVKCSECSYSCSSKAALKVHERIHGKERPFKCDLCSFDTKQRSNLTTHVRKAHGDKAKGRKRSPDKKEGERPKQGGSRQVAKLDAKKAFKCDLCDASFVREDSLRSHKKQHSLYNGSKSGELAVLQLQMDPGRQPGAPIAVSHLQVPLQAAQVAPYNEGRVKIIVGHQVPAQANSIVQAASVNVVPPGLLGAGQEEVLGGGRLQLLGQVSVLAPAPAAGSAGDAGPGAEPAVLLTAHEQGEASALHQALLPAAAPGHEPPAGQAFIAGSGISCSDLEGLNALIQDGATEVTVVSDGGQSITVSTAAPPPPIFSSSSHSEGPKQSYSIIQSGAHTALLCPADSIPD from the exons atgaaccgcggcggggcgggagcggcgccCGCCTTCCCCGGCCCCGTGCAAT TCCCCGGCAGCACCACGGTGCTGGTGGAGCTGACGCCCGACATCCACATCTGCGGCATCTGCAAGCAGCAGTTCAACAACCTGGACGCCTTCGTGGGGCACAAGCAGAGTGGCTGCCAGCTCACCAGTGCCACGGCCGGCGCCACCAGCACCGTCCAGTTCGTGTCCGAGGAGACCGTGCCGAGCACACAGGCTCAGAGCGCGAGCAGGACCATCGCCTCCGAGACACAAACCATCACAGGTACCCAGAGCTTCACAGGTGCACAAACCATCACAG tTTCTGCCCCAGAGTTTGTTTTTGAGCATGGCTACCAAACCTACCTGCCCAGCGAGAGCACGGAGCCTCCAGCTGCCGCTGTCGTCTCTACACCGCCAAAAGCAAGGTCCAAGAaatcctcctcctcactgccccTGAAGAAACTCAGCTGCCTGTACCCAG GGTGCCAGTTCAAGACTTCCTATGGTATGAAGGATCTGGAACGTCATCGGCGAACACACACAG GAGACAAGCCCCACAAGTGCGAGGTGTGCGGCAAGTGCTTCAGCCGCAAGGACAAGCTGAAGATGCACATGCGCTCGCACACGGGCGTGAAGCCCTACAAGTGCAAGCACTGCGAGTACGCGGCGGCCGACAGCAGCAGCCTCAACAAGCACCAGCGCATCCACTCCAACGAGCGCCCCTTCAAGTGCCAGATCTGCCCCTACGCCAGCCGCAACTCCAGCCAGCTCACCGTGCACCTGCGCTCGCACACAG GAGATGCCCCTttccagtgccagctgtgccccgcCAAGTTCAAGATCAACTCGGACCTGAAGCGGCACCTGCGGGTGCACTCGGGGGAGAAGCCCTACAAGTGCGAGTTCTGCGAGGTGCGCTGCGCCATGAAGGGCAACCTGAAATCCCACGTGCGCATCAAGCACAGCACGGAGAACACCCTCAAGTGCCCCGAGTGCGACTTCCAGTGCGGCAACAAGACTAGCCTGCGGCACCACATCCGCAGCCACCAGCCCGAGCAGCCCGTCAAGTGCTCCGAGTGCAGCTACTCGTGCTCCTCCAAGGCGGCCCTGAAGGTGCACGAGCGCATCCACGGCAAGGAGCGGCCCTTCAAGTGCGACCTGTGCAGCTTCGACACCAAGCAGCGCAGCAACCTCACCACCCACGTCCGCAAGGCCCACGGCGACAAGGCCAAGGGCAGGAAGCGCTCGCCGGAcaagaaggaaggagagaggcCGAAGCAGGGCGGCTCCAGGCAGGTCGCCAAGCTGGACGCCAAGAAGGCCTTTAAGTGCGACCTGTGCGACGCGTCCTTCGTGCGGGAGGACTCTCTGCGCAGCCACaagaagcagcacagcctgtACAACGGCTCCAAGAGCGGCGAGCTGGccgtgctgcagctccagatgGATCCCGGCCGCCAGCCCGGCGCCCCCATCGCCGTCAGCCACCTCCAGGTGCCGCTTCAGGCCGCTCAGGTGGCCCCGTACAACGAGGGCAGAGTCAAGATCATCGTGGGCCACCAGGTGCCAGCTCAGGCCAACAGCATCGTGCAGGCGGCCTCAGTGAACGTGGTGCCCCCGGGGCTGCTGGGCgcggggcaggaggaggtgctgggcGGCGGCcgcctgcagctgctgggccaggtcAGCGTgctggccccagccccggccgcGGGGAGCGCGGGGGACGCGGGGCCGGGGGCAGAGCCGGCCGTGCTGCTGACCGCCCACGAGCAGGGCGAGGCCAGCGCCCTGCACCAGGccttgctccctgcagctgcccctgggcacgAGCCCCCCGCCGGCCAGGCCTTCATCGCCGGCTCCGGCATCAGCTGCTCCGACCTGGAGGGGCTCAACGCCCTCATCCAGGACGGGGCCACGGAGGTGACCGTGGTCAGCGATGGCGGGCAGAGCATCACCGTGTCCacggctgctcctcctccccccatCTTCTCGTCCTCATCCCACTCTGAGGGCCCCAAGCAGAGCTACTCCATCATCCAGAGCGGggcccacacagccctgctgtgtcctgcagacTCCATCCCCGATTAG